A single window of Flagellimonas maritima DNA harbors:
- a CDS encoding SulP family inorganic anion transporter yields the protein MIKRFFPILSWITKYNRVFLFNDFVAGLTLGVMLVPQGMAYAMIAGMPPIYGLYAALVPQVVYALTGTSRQLAVGPVAMDSLLVAAGIGILQLSSIEGYIATVLFLTLIIGGLQLVLGFLKMGFFVNFLSKPVISGFTSAAAILIGLGQIKHVLGVDFPQSSKIHTLVIGILGSFDQLHTYTLVLGAVAILFILLMNKINKRIPTPLLVVILGILSVLFLGLESKGIRIVGEIPRGLPVFQTPNIQFEKLGQLIPIAITVALFGFMESISIAKTVEEKHPEYELDANQELRALGLSNLLGSFFQSFPVSGSFSRTAINEQAGAKTGMALIFSALLIAFTLLFLTPLFYNLPNAVLGAIIIVAVFKLVDIKYPIVLFKNRKDEFFLLMITFFMTLFIGLVEGILLGVLLSLLLLVYRISHPHIAVLGKIKETEYFKNIARFPNEVDIEEDKLVIRFDAQLYFGNKDYFKKELYKHIKIKGPKLKYVILNAEAINYIDSSAAITLKRIVEDLKQKEIQFLIAGAIGPTRDIFYTSGLIDIIGKENFFIRTFEAVEYCASNNVKSKIQERISLQSKKNPL from the coding sequence ATGATAAAGCGGTTTTTTCCTATTTTATCATGGATTACTAAGTACAATCGGGTCTTTCTGTTCAACGATTTTGTTGCTGGTCTTACTTTGGGCGTCATGCTGGTCCCACAAGGAATGGCTTATGCAATGATTGCGGGCATGCCTCCCATATATGGGCTTTATGCTGCATTGGTCCCACAAGTTGTTTATGCGCTGACAGGAACATCTAGACAATTGGCGGTAGGTCCCGTAGCTATGGATTCTCTGCTGGTTGCCGCTGGTATCGGTATTTTACAGCTTTCCTCAATCGAAGGATACATAGCAACAGTATTGTTCTTAACGCTTATAATTGGAGGATTGCAATTGGTGTTGGGTTTTCTCAAAATGGGTTTTTTTGTCAACTTTCTTTCCAAGCCGGTCATTAGTGGATTTACATCTGCAGCTGCCATTCTAATAGGATTGGGACAAATAAAACATGTATTGGGGGTTGATTTTCCACAATCCAGCAAGATACACACACTTGTCATTGGCATTTTAGGAAGCTTTGACCAACTACATACGTATACACTGGTTTTGGGGGCAGTAGCTATTCTCTTCATCCTGTTAATGAACAAAATCAATAAAAGAATCCCAACACCATTATTGGTAGTGATTTTGGGAATTTTATCTGTTCTCTTTCTTGGTTTGGAATCAAAGGGTATCCGTATTGTCGGTGAGATTCCAAGAGGTTTGCCTGTTTTTCAAACCCCAAACATTCAATTTGAAAAATTGGGACAACTTATACCGATTGCCATTACAGTTGCGCTTTTTGGATTTATGGAGTCCATTTCCATAGCAAAAACAGTTGAAGAAAAGCATCCGGAATACGAATTGGATGCAAATCAAGAATTAAGGGCATTGGGACTTTCCAACTTATTGGGGTCTTTTTTTCAATCTTTTCCAGTATCGGGCAGTTTTTCAAGAACCGCAATAAATGAACAGGCTGGCGCCAAAACAGGAATGGCTTTGATTTTTAGTGCACTTCTGATAGCTTTTACATTATTGTTTTTGACTCCATTGTTTTATAATCTACCAAATGCTGTTTTGGGTGCGATTATTATTGTTGCCGTCTTCAAACTTGTTGATATTAAATATCCAATTGTACTGTTCAAAAATAGAAAAGACGAGTTTTTTTTATTGATGATCACTTTTTTCATGACCCTTTTTATCGGTTTGGTAGAGGGAATCCTCTTGGGTGTATTGCTTTCTCTTTTACTACTGGTGTACCGTATTTCCCATCCACATATTGCGGTATTGGGAAAGATAAAAGAAACAGAATATTTCAAGAATATTGCAAGATTTCCAAACGAAGTGGATATTGAGGAGGACAAACTCGTCATTAGGTTCGATGCCCAGCTCTATTTTGGCAACAAGGATTATTTTAAAAAAGAACTTTATAAGCATATAAAAATAAAAGGGCCAAAACTGAAATATGTCATTCTTAATGCTGAAGCAATCAATTATATTGACAGCAGTGCAGCAATTACATTAAAGCGAATAGTAGAAGATTTAAAACAAAAAGAAATACAATTTTTGATTGCAGGAGCCATAGGACCTACACGAGATATATTTTACACAAGCGGACTAATCGATATTATAGGAAAGGAAAATTTTTTTATACGAACTTTTGAAGCTGTAGAATACTGTGCCAGCAACAATGTAAAAAGCAAAATTCAAGAAAGAATATCATTGCAGTCAAAAAAGAACCCTTTGTAA
- a CDS encoding MBL fold metallo-hydrolase, with the protein MKVEQIYTGCLAQGAYYIESEGEAAIIDPLREVKPYLAKAEGDGAKIKYIFETHFHADFVSGHITLSKETGAPIVYGPNAEPSYEAIIAEDGQEFKLGNLTIKVLHTPGHTMESTTYLLKDKTGKDYAIFSGDTLFLGDVGRPDLAQKAADMTQEELAGTLFDSLRTKIMPLADDIIVYPAHGAGSACGKNMMKETVDTLGNQKRMNYALRADMTKEEFVKEVTDGLLPPPQYFPLNVKMNKEGYEDIDTVLERGTRALSPAAFETAANETGAVVLDVRHQDDFAKGHIPRSIFIGLGGSFAPWVGALIADVKQPILLVAPRGKEEETITRLSRVGFDGTIGYLKGGLEAWNLAGKEIDTVKSIDAIDLKDKLNEKVPVFDVRKETEFSAEHVKNAKLTPLDFINQHLMEFPEKETFYVHCAGGYRSMIAASILKSRGIHNLVDVAGGFKAIKEADIPVTDFVCPTTLKE; encoded by the coding sequence ATGAAAGTTGAACAAATATATACAGGATGTCTTGCCCAAGGGGCATATTATATTGAAAGTGAAGGGGAAGCGGCAATTATTGACCCGCTTAGGGAAGTAAAACCATATTTGGCCAAAGCTGAAGGTGATGGTGCTAAAATCAAATACATTTTTGAGACCCATTTCCATGCAGATTTTGTAAGCGGTCATATTACCCTTTCCAAAGAAACTGGTGCTCCAATCGTATATGGTCCAAACGCAGAACCCTCCTACGAAGCAATCATTGCTGAGGACGGTCAAGAATTTAAATTGGGCAATCTAACAATCAAAGTGCTACATACCCCTGGCCATACCATGGAGAGTACCACATACTTGCTAAAAGATAAAACGGGAAAAGATTATGCCATTTTTAGTGGCGACACCTTATTTTTGGGAGATGTAGGCAGACCGGATTTAGCACAGAAGGCTGCGGACATGACCCAAGAAGAATTAGCTGGAACTCTTTTTGATAGCCTTCGTACCAAGATAATGCCCTTGGCAGATGACATAATCGTATATCCTGCCCATGGTGCGGGATCTGCATGTGGTAAAAATATGATGAAAGAAACTGTTGACACATTGGGCAATCAAAAAAGGATGAATTATGCACTTAGAGCTGATATGACCAAAGAAGAATTCGTAAAAGAAGTTACGGATGGTTTGCTTCCCCCGCCACAATATTTCCCTTTAAACGTGAAAATGAACAAAGAGGGCTATGAAGATATAGATACGGTCTTGGAGAGAGGAACGCGAGCATTGTCCCCAGCCGCCTTTGAAACTGCTGCCAATGAAACAGGTGCAGTAGTTTTGGATGTACGCCATCAAGATGATTTTGCAAAAGGGCATATACCTAGATCTATTTTTATTGGTCTTGGAGGAAGCTTTGCTCCTTGGGTGGGAGCTTTGATAGCAGATGTAAAACAGCCTATACTTTTAGTAGCCCCAAGGGGAAAAGAGGAAGAAACAATTACAAGGCTATCAAGAGTAGGTTTTGATGGTACAATTGGATACCTGAAAGGGGGTTTGGAAGCATGGAATCTTGCAGGGAAGGAAATTGATACTGTAAAAAGTATTGATGCCATTGACCTAAAGGATAAATTAAATGAAAAGGTTCCGGTATTCGATGTTAGAAAAGAAACAGAATTTTCTGCCGAACATGTTAAGAACGCTAAATTGACCCCTTTGGATTTTATAAATCAGCATTTAATGGAGTTTCCCGAAAAAGAAACGTTTTACGTGCATTGCGCGGGAGGATATCGTAGTATGATTGCAGCATCAATTCTAAAAAGTAGGGGTATACACAATTTGGTTGATGTGGCTGGAGGGTTTAAGGCAATAAAAGAAGCAGATATACCCGTCACCGATTTTGTATGTCCGACAACCCTAAAAGAATAA
- a CDS encoding rhodanese-like domain-containing protein, translating to MMKSSSRILVFCSLLLIACQSQQQGTIKKIDKKTIKTDVIGAEVQLIDVRTPEEFQIGHIDKAVNFNIMDSIMFSKQIITLDKNRPVYLYCRRGNRSNKAAGILSDNGFKIVYDYSGGYDDWSIQN from the coding sequence ATGATGAAAAGTAGTAGTAGAATTTTGGTATTTTGTTCCTTACTCCTTATTGCTTGTCAATCACAGCAACAAGGCACTATTAAAAAAATTGATAAAAAGACCATCAAAACTGATGTGATCGGGGCTGAAGTTCAATTAATCGATGTACGAACCCCTGAAGAATTTCAAATTGGACATATTGACAAAGCCGTAAATTTTAATATTATGGATAGCATAATGTTTTCGAAGCAAATTATTACACTTGATAAAAACAGGCCTGTTTATTTGTACTGCAGAAGAGGAAACCGAAGCAATAAGGCAGCTGGAATTCTCAGTGACAATGGCTTCAAGATAGTTTACGACTACTCTGGAGGATATGATGACTGGAGTATTCAAAATTGA
- a CDS encoding sterol desaturase family protein → MHELIEAFTNGFLGTTQWTWKSILFQVPWYTNYFWGLIVISLLVWVLEILFPWRKEQSIFRKDFWLDGFYMFFNFFIFAIIISGIYKVLEVLFNNLGINAKSLAILEFSSWPVWSQLLVFFIILDFVQWFTHLLLHKFPFLWQFHKVHHSVKEMGFAAHLRYHWMENIFYKPLKTIGVMLLGGFEPEQAYIVHFAAISIGHLNHANIKLTYGPLKYILNNPVMHLYHHSYKLPEGKFGVNFGISLSAWDYIFKTNYIPESSGKIKLGFPGDDVLPKRFWGQLLYGFKKDKHQS, encoded by the coding sequence ATGCACGAATTAATTGAAGCTTTTACCAATGGTTTTTTGGGAACCACTCAATGGACATGGAAGTCAATTTTGTTTCAGGTACCATGGTACACCAATTATTTCTGGGGTTTGATTGTGATATCACTTTTAGTTTGGGTGCTGGAGATACTTTTTCCTTGGCGTAAAGAACAATCCATTTTTAGAAAGGATTTTTGGTTGGATGGTTTTTACATGTTTTTCAATTTTTTCATTTTCGCTATAATCATTAGTGGTATTTACAAGGTACTTGAAGTCTTGTTCAATAATTTAGGCATCAATGCCAAGAGCTTGGCTATTCTTGAATTTTCAAGCTGGCCGGTATGGTCACAGCTACTTGTTTTTTTTATTATTCTGGATTTTGTTCAATGGTTTACTCATTTGCTATTGCACAAATTTCCTTTTTTATGGCAGTTCCACAAAGTACACCATAGTGTAAAGGAAATGGGCTTTGCTGCTCACTTACGCTATCACTGGATGGAAAATATTTTCTACAAACCTTTAAAAACAATCGGTGTTATGTTATTAGGAGGTTTTGAACCTGAACAAGCCTACATCGTACATTTTGCTGCCATAAGTATAGGGCACTTGAACCACGCCAATATAAAGCTTACTTATGGCCCATTAAAATATATACTCAATAACCCGGTCATGCACCTATACCATCATTCTTATAAACTTCCAGAAGGAAAATTTGGGGTGAATTTTGGAATCAGTCTTAGTGCTTGGGATTATATTTTTAAAACTAACTATATCCCTGAAAGTAGTGGGAAAATTAAATTAGGGTTTCCTGGTGATGATGTTTTGCCAAAAAGATTTTGGGGCCAGTTACTGTACGGTTTTAAAAAAGATAAACATCAAAGCTGA
- a CDS encoding YeeE/YedE family protein yields the protein MNWILQPWPWYISGPLIALVMFLLIMMGKNFGMSSNLRTLCTICGAGKQADFFKFDWKSQKWNLMVVLGVCIGGYIGANFLSLDTSVSIGLDTIAQLNSLGFDSAGKAYLPTELFSLSMFSDIKSITLLIVGGFLVGFGARYAGGCTSGHAISGLSNLQIPSFIAVVGFFIGGLVMIHILFPLIFKL from the coding sequence ATGAATTGGATTTTACAACCTTGGCCATGGTATATTTCAGGGCCTTTAATTGCGCTTGTCATGTTTTTATTGATTATGATGGGCAAAAATTTTGGAATGTCATCAAACCTAAGAACACTTTGTACTATTTGTGGGGCAGGAAAACAAGCGGACTTTTTCAAATTTGACTGGAAATCCCAAAAATGGAATCTTATGGTAGTACTGGGGGTTTGTATTGGAGGTTATATCGGTGCTAACTTTTTATCTTTGGACACATCGGTTAGTATTGGTCTAGATACCATTGCCCAGCTCAATTCTTTAGGTTTTGATAGTGCAGGGAAGGCTTATCTTCCAACTGAGCTTTTTTCCCTATCCATGTTTTCAGATATAAAAAGCATCACTTTACTGATAGTGGGAGGTTTCTTAGTGGGCTTTGGAGCCCGTTATGCAGGCGGTTGTACATCTGGCCATGCAATATCGGGTCTCAGCAACCTACAAATACCATCTTTTATAGCTGTTGTAGGATTCTTTATTGGTGGTCTAGTAATGATCCATATTTTATTTCCCTTAATATTTAAGCTATGA
- a CDS encoding DUF6691 family protein yields the protein MRQFLYVLIGIFFGIVLFKSEAASWFRIYEMFQFHAFHMYGIIGSALILGILGIQVIKRFDIKSFYGRQIKFEPKERNFKRYLFGGILFGLGWALAGACPGPIFTLLGAGFGPMLLVLVSAIFGTYVYGLLKNRLPH from the coding sequence ATGAGACAGTTCTTGTATGTATTGATCGGCATTTTCTTTGGAATAGTTTTGTTTAAGTCAGAAGCGGCCTCTTGGTTCAGGATTTATGAAATGTTTCAATTTCATGCTTTTCACATGTACGGAATCATAGGCTCTGCACTTATCTTGGGTATATTGGGCATACAGGTGATAAAAAGGTTTGATATCAAGTCCTTTTATGGCAGACAAATTAAATTTGAGCCTAAGGAAAGAAACTTTAAAAGATATTTGTTCGGAGGCATCCTTTTTGGACTTGGTTGGGCCTTGGCGGGCGCGTGTCCTGGACCAATATTTACCTTGTTGGGAGCAGGATTCGGCCCAATGCTACTGGTTTTGGTTTCCGCTATCTTTGGAACTTATGTGTATGGACTGCTTAAAAACAGATTACCACACTGA
- a CDS encoding response regulator has protein sequence MPRTIWIIDDDFVSQFATRYCLEQYEEKFKIETFESAEEGLAELSNLKIQKKAFPSIIFLDLIMENMNGWEFIESFQLLAKGKRLPEIYILSAFSRSKDREIAKKHKVVSGYYDKPLTKVGLNKVFEKNVRTNS, from the coding sequence ATGCCAAGAACTATTTGGATTATCGATGATGATTTTGTTTCTCAATTTGCCACAAGATACTGTCTTGAACAATATGAAGAAAAATTCAAAATAGAAACTTTTGAAAGTGCCGAAGAAGGTTTAGCTGAACTTTCAAATTTAAAAATTCAAAAAAAGGCTTTCCCAAGCATTATATTCCTTGACCTAATTATGGAAAACATGAATGGGTGGGAATTCATTGAGAGTTTTCAATTATTGGCCAAGGGAAAAAGATTACCGGAAATTTATATATTATCAGCGTTTTCTAGGTCTAAGGACAGGGAGATTGCAAAAAAACATAAAGTGGTTTCTGGTTATTATGATAAACCTCTTACCAAAGTTGGGTTGAACAAGGTTTTTGAAAAAAATGTTAGGACCAATTCTTAA
- a CDS encoding helix-turn-helix domain-containing protein has translation MITLEKSNSLKKYREILGLSQIQISEELKLSQATISRIERGKLYGKGFVRYIKYLVGKNFDMNEYFRNWGN, from the coding sequence TTGATCACTTTGGAAAAATCTAATTCATTAAAAAAGTATCGCGAAATATTAGGACTGTCCCAAATCCAAATTTCAGAGGAACTTAAATTAAGTCAAGCAACCATTTCGAGAATAGAGCGTGGTAAGCTGTATGGGAAAGGTTTTGTCAGATACATCAAGTATTTGGTAGGAAAAAACTTTGATATGAACGAATATTTTAGGAATTGGGGCAATTAG
- a CDS encoding N-acetylmuramoyl-L-alanine amidase family protein — MNNLLVKVKMKLLPFIVLIWSMGMYGQSLIDGQNKKFTVVIDAGHGGHDSGTIDQSGRYEKNINLYVAKFVKLYLGKYAPNIRVILTRDKDVFLPLKRRPLYAKLSGADLFISLHCNHNPNSLAQGAEIYLQDTHRIEAEVNLQMATKFGLILDKNLEEKLNYKSRGILRSNLQVLRESISFVPSVLVELGFFSNNDESSYLNSKKGIKGISLSLTKSIIDHFGKI, encoded by the coding sequence ATGAATAACTTGCTTGTGAAAGTAAAAATGAAGTTGTTGCCCTTTATCGTTTTAATATGGAGTATGGGTATGTATGGCCAGAGCTTGATCGATGGTCAGAACAAAAAATTTACAGTTGTGATTGATGCGGGGCATGGTGGCCATGACTCTGGAACCATAGATCAAAGCGGACGATACGAAAAGAACATCAACTTGTATGTGGCCAAATTTGTGAAACTCTATCTTGGGAAATATGCACCAAATATCCGGGTTATTTTGACCAGGGATAAAGATGTGTTTTTACCTCTGAAAAGAAGGCCTCTTTATGCTAAGTTATCAGGTGCTGATTTGTTCATTTCTTTGCACTGTAATCACAACCCGAATAGTCTGGCTCAAGGGGCTGAAATTTATCTCCAGGACACACATAGAATTGAAGCAGAAGTTAATCTTCAGATGGCAACTAAATTCGGATTGATTTTAGATAAAAATTTGGAGGAAAAATTGAACTATAAATCAAGGGGTATTTTACGGTCCAATTTACAGGTACTTAGGGAGAGTATTTCCTTTGTTCCCTCCGTTCTTGTAGAACTTGGATTTTTCTCAAATAACGATGAATCATCATACTTGAATTCAAAGAAAGGAATTAAGGGCATATCTTTGAGCCTTACAAAAAGCATTATTGATCACTTTGGAAAAATCTAA